TATCTGAAGGACCGTTTTCCGAACATCTACCGCAACTGTCTGCGCTACGGCATCGACATGACAAAAGAGCCGATCCCGGTGGTTCCCGCCGCCCACTACCTGTGCGGCGGTGTCCGGGTCGACGCGCACGGCGAAACCGACATCCCCAACCTCTTTGCCATCGGGGAAACGGCCTGCACCGGCCTGCACGGCGCCAACCGGCTGGCGAGCAACAGCCTGCTCGAGGCGGTCGTCTTCGCCGACCGGGCGGCGGCCCGCTCGCTGGAGAGGCTGGAGCACGAGGCCAGCCTGCCGCTCTCCGTCCCGGCCTGGGACAGCGGCAACGCCACTGACAGCGATGAGGAAGTGGTGGTCGCCCACAACTGGGACGAAGTGCGCCGCTGCATGTGGAACTACGTCGGCATCGTCCGCTCGACCAAGCGGCTGTTGCGCGCCGAGCGCAGAATCCGGATGATCCAGGAGGAAATCAACGAATACTACTGGGATTTCCACCTTACGTCCGACCTGGTCGAGCTGCGCAACATCACCACCGTGGCAGAGCTGATCATCCGCTGCGCCCTCGCGCGCAAGGAGAGCCGGGGGCTGCACTACACCATCGACTATCCGCAAACCAGTGAAGCGTGGAACAGGGACACCCTGGTCCGCAGGGATGATTGATACAGGAGTTTTCGTTTTGGATTTCGACCAGATTCGCGAGGAGATCGACCGGCTCGACAGCGAGCTGCTGCGCATTTTCAACCGGCGGGCCCAGCTGGCCCTCGACATCGGCGCCCTGAAGAAGGAGCGCGGGCTGCCGATCTACGACCCGGACCGGGAAAAGCGCATCCTTGAACGGGTACAGCAGGACAATCCCGGCCCCCTGTCGAA
This window of the Geothermobacter ehrlichii genome carries:
- a CDS encoding chorismate mutase, with the protein product MDFDQIREEIDRLDSELLRIFNRRAQLALDIGALKKERGLPIYDPDREKRILERVQQDNPGPLSNEAIVRLFERVIDESRSLERARAKGD